In Xenopus tropicalis strain Nigerian chromosome 5, UCB_Xtro_10.0, whole genome shotgun sequence, one genomic interval encodes:
- the mul1a gene encoding LOW QUALITY PROTEIN: mitochondrial ubiquitin ligase activator of nfkb 1-A (The sequence of the model RefSeq protein was modified relative to this genomic sequence to represent the inferred CDS: inserted 1 base in 1 codon) — protein MSMELSVVDTLCVGSSCALTSLFYYLYRCQRAAVRRIQSAQRLQFDSDLKKLLEHSENRELGYVVLEGKVQAVNEALKSHFKPHLQAVIQRYQVTEHRLLWNSLTRSWSESKQVIHEQVDAIPFQLSPLEGSGDSVLISKPLNATGLCLETVHEEFHIPSPGFGEVFRHYLSGEKPTGLLETEEILPVGAVLTGIGRLELDPQGXVDITSTPGWIRILPLP, from the exons ATGAGCATGGAGCTCTCAGTTGTGGACACGCTGTGCGTGGGATCTAGTTGTGCCCTAACCAGTCTCTTCTACTATTTATACCGGTGCCAGCGGGCAGCAGTGAGGCGCATCCAG tctgctcaaaggcttcaGTTTGACAGTGACCTGAAAAAACTACTCGAGCACTCTGAGAATCGGGAGCTGGGCTACGTGGTATTGGAAG GTAAAGTGCAAGCAGTTAATGAAGCTCTAAAAAGCCATTTCAAGCCACATCTTCAGGCTGTAATACAAAGGTACCAGGTGACAGAACATCGCTTGTTGTGGAACAGCCTGACAAGAAGCTG GAGTGAGAGTAAGCAAGTAATTCATGAACAAGTGGATGCCATTCCTTTTCAGCTGAGCCCACTTGAGGGAAGTGGGGATTCTGTTCTCATCTCAAAACCACTTAATGCTACTGGGCTATGTCTGGAAACTGTTCATGAGGAGTTTCACATCCCATCTCCGGGATTTGGGGAGGTATTTAGACACTACTTAAGTGGGGAAAAGCCCACAGGCCTGCTGGAGACTGAAGAAATACTTCCTGTGGGAGCAGTTTTAACAGGAATAGGTCGGCTTGAGCTTGACCCACAGG ATGTTGACATTACATCTACCCCAGGATGGATCCGTATACTTCCTCTCCCTTGA